DNA from Castellaniella sp. MT123:
TCTTCGCCGCGGCGACCGATCACCACACCCGGACGGGCCGAGTAGACGGTGATGCGGGCGTTCTTGGCGGGACGCTCGATGATGACGCGACCGACGGAAGCCGATTTCAGTTTCTTCTTCAGGTATTCGCGCACACGGATGTCTTCGGCCAGCATGCTGCCGTAGATCTTGTCGTTGGCGTACCAGCGGGAAGTCCAGTTGTGGTTGACCGCCAGGCGGAACCCGATTGGGTGAATTTTCTGTCCCATTGCGACTCCTTAGGCCCCGACCTTGACCACGATGTGGCAGGTCTGCTTTTCGATGCGGTTGCCGCGGCCCTTGGCGCGAGCCGAGAAACGCTTCATCGACTGTGCCTTGTCGACATAGATCGTGGTGACCTTCAGTTCGTCGATATCGGCCCCGTCGTTGTGCTCGGCATTGGCGATGGCCGATTCGAGCGCCTTTTTCAGGATGCCGGCAGCCTTTTTGGGGCTGAACGTCAGGGTGTTGAGTGCGTGCGCCACGGACTTCCCGCGGATCAGATCCGCCACCAGGCGGGTCTTCTGCGCAGAAATATGGACGCCGCGAATGACTGCGGTGGTTTCCATGGCTTACCTCTTGGCCTTTTTGTCCGCCGCGTGACCCTTGAAGGTACGCGTCAGCGCAAATTCACCGAGCTTGTGGCCGACCATGTTCTCGTTGATGTACACGGGAACGTGCTGGCGGCCGTTGTGCACGGCAATCGTCAACCCGATGAATTCGGGCAGGATGGTGGAACGACGCGACCAGGTCTTGATCGGCTTCTTTTCT
Protein-coding regions in this window:
- the rplV gene encoding 50S ribosomal protein L22; amino-acid sequence: METTAVIRGVHISAQKTRLVADLIRGKSVAHALNTLTFSPKKAAGILKKALESAIANAEHNDGADIDELKVTTIYVDKAQSMKRFSARAKGRGNRIEKQTCHIVVKVGA
- the rpsS gene encoding 30S ribosomal protein S19, encoding MSRSVKKGPFVDAHLIKKVDAAVGGKEKKPIKTWSRRSTILPEFIGLTIAVHNGRQHVPVYINENMVGHKLGEFALTRTFKGHAADKKAKR